CACGGATCTGGCGTGAGCAGCGAGGCCTTCCATTTCAGCCATGCGTATCACCTGGGGGCCAAAGTGTTTCATGGCCGCCCTTGAAACGCCTATTACGCTAGTGCGCTTTAAGAAATCCTCAACTCCCAAGGGGGATGAGAATCTGGCTGTTCCCCCTGTGGGCAAAACATGGCTAGGCCCTGCCAGATAGTCTCCCATGGCCTCTGGAGAGCCATCCCCCAGAAAAACAGCCCCTGCATTTCTCACCATGGGCAGCCAGTCCAAGGGTCTTTCCATCAAGAGCTCTAGATGCTCAGGAGCTATTTCTGCTGCTACCGTAAAAGCCTCTTCCATGTCTTGGCAAATAATTATTGCCCCAAAATTCTCCAGGGAAGATCTGGCAATTTCCTCACGGGGACTTTGTGTCAGCTGGACTTCCAACCTTGTCTCCACCTCATCTGCGTAAGACCTCGAAGGTGTCACCAGCAAAGCCGAGGCAAACTGGTCATGTTCGGCTTGGGAAAGCATGTCTGCTGCTGCCAAATCGGCCCTCACAGTTCCATCGGCCAGAATGAGAATCTCACTGGGCCCAGCCAGCATGTCTATGTCTACATCCCCGAAGACCATTCGTTTGGCTTCTGTTACATAAACATTGCCAGGACCCACTATCTTTTGGACCCTGGGGATCTCCCCCGCTCCATAGGCCATGGCTGCAATGGCTTGCGCTCCTCCCAGCCTGAAAACACGATCCACGCCTGCGATCCTGGCAGCTGCCAAGACACCAGGAGCCGGGTTGGACCACGGTAGGGGGGAACACATGATGACTTCCTTCACTCCTGCCACACGCGCAGGGATAGCGGTCATGAGCACCGAGGAAGGGTATTGGGCCTTGCCTCCAGGCACATAAATACCTACTGTTTCCAAAGGCTGAATCAACTGTCCCAGCAAACAGCCCTGGGGATCCACTGTGAGCCATGATCTTAGCAAGCAGCGGGCGTGGAACTCTCTGATGCGCTCTGCCGCTATCTCCAGGGCCCTCCTATGCTCTTGGGAAAGAAGCTCCTGAGCCCTTTCCCACTCCTCAGCTCCAACTTCCAGACTCTCTGTGCCCTGTGGCATTCCATCCAGCAGCCGAGCCCAACTCCTGAGTCTTTCTTCCCCACCTAGACGCACGCTTTCCAAGATCTCCTGTACCCTCTCTCGCACTTGCTTGTTCCTGAAGCCCCCCCTTTCCCGCAAGCTCTTCAGGAACTTATCCCAGGAAACATCTTTGCTAGCGATCCTCCTCATGGAATCTCCTCTCCGGAAGGCTCGGAGTCTACACCGGATCTTCGGCCTGGTATCTGGATCCCGTATTTTCTGATCTTGTAATGAAGTACTCTTCTGGAAACACCCAGGAGCTTTGCCGCTTCCTTCTGAACCCAGTTGGATCTCTCCAGCGCCTCCAGAATCAGCTTTTTTTCGCCTCCTTCCAAAGACAGAGAGGGTGTCCTTCTGACCTCAGGCAGCTCTGCCCAACTCTGAGTGACTCCAGCAACGGAAAGGTCCTTGACACTCAAATGTGTCTGCCTGCACACCACTACTGCAGCTTCTAGGCTGTTACGAAGCTCCCGGACGTTTCCAGGCCATGGGTACGCACATAACCACTCCATGGTCTCCCTCGGGATGGACACCCTAGGCTTTCCATGTTTTTGGCAGAAACGCTCCACAAAACGTTCTGCCAGCTCGGGTATGTCCTCCGGCCGATCCCTCAGGGCGGGCACCCTGAGAATTACCACCCTCAGACGATAGTAGAGATCTTCCCTGAAATGTCCTTCCGCAACCTCCTTGGCCAAATCCACGTTGGTGGCCGCTATCACCCTGCAGTCAACGGGAATCTCCTTTATGTCTCCTATTCTTCTGATCTTCTTTTCTTCCAGAAAGCGCAGAAGTCTCACCTGCATCTCCTGGGAGATGTTCCCTATTTCATCCAAGAACAGAGTCCCGCCGTTGGCCGCTTCTATGAGCCCTTTCTTATCCCTGATGGCATGAGTGAATGAACCCCTCACATGCCCAAACAGCTCGCTTTCCAACAAGCTTGCAGGGGTGGACCCGCAATCCACCACTACAAAGGGACCATTGGATCTTAGACTTTGTTTGTGAATAAACCTGGCCACCAGTTCCTTCCCCACGCCGCTTTCTCCGAGAATCAGAACGCTTACGTCGGTGCGGCTCACCTTTTCCATCAAGGACCAAAGCTCCCTCATGGCAGGGCTGCTGCCTATCCAGAACTCCTGGGTGCCTTCCACAGAGCTTTGCGTCTTGGAATGCCCGTCCAGAACCGAATGAATTGTCCTGAGGAGATCTCTACCGTCAAAGGGCTTGGTCAGGTACTCAACGGCTCCGGTTTTTATTGCCCTGACCGCATCCGGGATGGTTCCATATGCTGTCAACAGAATCACCGGAAGCTCCGGACGCACTTTTCTTATGGCCTCCAGAAGTTCCATGCCGCCCATTCCAGGCATTCGCACATCTGTGATTACAAGATCCACTCTCCTTCGCTTCAAAAGCTCCAGGGCCGAGGAGGCCGAAGAGGCCTGAAGGGTCTCATAGCCTGCCGCACCCAATCTGGCCTCGAGGACCTCAAGTATGTGGGGATCGTCGTCAACAAGCAGAATCAAACTGCCCATGTGTTGGCTTTTCTCCGGTAATCCAAGGCTCGACTCTTGTTCCGAGAAAATGCTTCTTTTCTATTTCGTACCATGTTCTGGCTAGGGACTTGAAGCTCCTTTCTTCTTTCTCTCTATGGCCCTGTGGATATTCTCCAATGCCTCTAGTTGCTCCCTCAGCCTCTCTATCTCTTCATCTCGAATCCTGATCTCTTCATCTTTTTGACGCATTTCTTCTTCTTTTGGAGAAGCTGGCTTGCTGGTGGAGATGGAAGAGGAAGAAGGCCTCTTGGCCTTGAACTCCCCGCTGGGGGCCCAGTTGACCATCTTTTTTATTACCTCGGTGAGCATCCTGGGATCCTCATTGCCAAGCTCTTCTCCCAGGCGGCCCTGCCATTGTTCCCAAAGCACCATGGCCTCCTGAAGGGAGTTCTTGTCCTTGGCCATGGCCAGGCGGCTACAAGCCAGTCCATAGAGGGCCTTTCTCTTACCTTCTTCAGAGGGAAGTGTCTGGCTCAAATAGGAAAAGATCTCCACAGCCCGAGAGAAATCTCCTTCTTGAAAAGCACGGATTCCCGTCTCCAAGGAATCAGAAGGAGCTGCTGACTTACGGCTTTCCTCCATCACACTTCTTATGGTGCGGGCTTGCGAAGGCTCGAGAGTTTCGGAGACGAACACACACCCTGCGACCTGGAAAAGTATTCCAGGGAGGATCCCCATTAACCATGCCCACCCTTTCCAACTCCTCGACCCTGGGTATTTCATATTCCTCACCTTGCATGCGGGACCGTGAAGTAAAAGCAACTGCCTTCCCCAGGCCTGCTTTCCAGGCCCATCTTCCCACCATGAGCCTCGACTATGTGTTTGGAGATGCTGAGACCCAACCCCATGCTCTCCTGAGCCCCTGGCCCGCCACCCACACGGTAATATTTTTGGAAAACCAGTGACTGTTCCTCCTCTGGAATTCCTGGACCCTTGTCCTCCACGCTGAAGCGAACCCCCTCGCCATTGCCTTCAATTTGGGCCTTCATCAGGACTTCCCCACCCAATGGGGAGAACTTAATGGCATTGGCCAGTAAGTTGAGAACCACTTGTTGAAGCTGCGCCTCGTCTGCCTTAATAGGTGGCAACCCTGGGCTCACCAAGGCTTTAATCTTGATGCCGGCAGTTTCTGCAAGGGGCTGAGCCTTCCTTATGCAGATTTTTATGAGACGATTTACATCCACGCTCTTGGGTTTTAGCTCCACTTTGCCTGCTTCCATACGGGACACCCGCATGAGCTGAGTGAGAAGTTCGGTCACTCGGGCCATTTCCTCCCTGGCTATGCGCAACAAACGCTTTTGCCGCTCATTGATGGAGCCCGCCACCTCTTCCTCCACCAGGTTCACCGACTCGGCGATGGAAGTCAGAGGAGTCCTTATCTCGTGGCTCAACATGGCAATGAAATCAGACCGCATCCTCTCTTCTTTCCTTATTCTCTCGGCCATTTCATTGAAGGCGCGGGCCACTTCCCCCAGCTCGTCCCTGGAGCTCACCGCAATGGATTCTATGGGACCTGTTTGCAACACCGAGCGTATACCCCTTTTCAAGGCTCTTAGGGGACGACTCACCGAGTACGTCAGAAGCACAAGCCCTATGAGCCCTGCGATGGCGGACCCAGCCAACCCCACGAGGCCCCACCTTTGGGCAGCCCTATTGGAAGCATGGAGCTGGCGCAACTCCTGTTCCACCTTGCGCTGGTTCTCTGCCCTGGCCTCTGTAATTCTGCTCATCAAGGCTCCAGCCGTCTCTTCCGGTAGCCAGATCATCACATCTTGAGCCACCAGCTGGGAGCTGCTCCCTGCTTGAAGAACCTTGAGCAGCTCCCCCCTCATCAGAGCCCAGTCCCCCTTCTCCCCCAGTTGTTCCCCAATGGACTCCAGCTCCCCCAAGTTCTTCAGAAAAGACTCTTTGGCAGAAGAAAAGAGTTCCACATACTCCTGTTTTTTCAAGACTCGATATTTCTTCTCGTTCTCCTCCATGGAAAGCAGATCTTCCAAGAGCTTGCCGCAAAGGGAGTGAAAACGGTATCTGGCGTTGACTATTCGATCAGTGGCCCGCCCCGCCCAGTGAAGCTGAAAAAAAAGAATACCCACGCTTATGTAGAAAACCCCCAGCAACACCAAGTACCATAAAAGAAACCTGCCCCGAATACTCATGGATGAAACCACTCTTTTCCCTGGGAACCACTCTTGGTGTCAACCCGGAAGCCTACAAATATCAGCCCCTAGATGCGAGAGTTTCTCCTCCAAACGTTCGTAACCGCGGTCCAAATGGTAAACCCTGGAAATCTCCGTCACTCCCTCGGCCGCCAAACCCGCAAGGATCAAAGAGGCACTGGCCCTCAGATCAGTGGCCATGACAGGGGCTCCTTTGAGATGAGCCACACCCTTGACCACCGCATTGGCCCCCTGGAGCTGGATTTGCGCTCCCATTCGGCGCAGTTCAGCCACATGCATGAAGCGATCCTCAAATACGGTCTCGGTTATGACGCTGCTGCCCCTGGCAAGACACAAGAGGGCCATCATCTGGGCCTGCATATCCGTGGGAAACCCAGGATAGGGCCTTGTTTTTACGTCTACAGGTTCTGGCCTGCCCCTGGCCGAAACCCTCACCAGATCACCCACCAGCGAAACCTCCACTCCACTCTCTTTGAGTTTGCCCACCACAGCCTCCATGTAGTTGAGTGGGCATTCCCTCAAAAAAACCTCTCCCCTGGTTATGGCTGCGGCCACCATGAAGGTGCCTGCCTCTATTCTATCTGGTCCCACTCTGTGATCCATGGGGCCCAGCTCTTCTACTCCTTCTATCTGTATCTGATCTGTACCAGCCCCTTGGATTCTTGCTCCCATGTTATTGAGAGCCTGAGCCAGTTCCACAACCTCCGGCTCACAAGCTGCGTTTCGCAGCACTGTCTTTCCCCTGGCTAGGGTTGCTGCCATCATGAGGTTTTCTGTGCCGGTGACCGTTGGAAGATCAAAACAAAAAGATGTGCCCTGAAGTCCTTTGGTCTTGGCATGCACATACCCATGCCTCAGGGCAATTCTAGCCCCCAGGGCCTCCAATCCCTTGAGGTGTTGATCTATGGGCCTTGTGCCGATGGCGCAGCCTCCGGGCAGGGAAACCATGGCCCGACCAGTTCGAGCCAACAAAGGCCCCAAGACCAGGACCGAGGCCCTCATGGTCTTCACCAGCTCATAGGGAGCCTTGCAGCTTCGAATTCTCTCCACATTGACCAGGACCTCTTCCCCACGGATCTCCACCTCGGGGCCAAGCTGTTCTATCAAAGATTTGAAGGTGTCAATATCCCGAAGTCTGGGCACATTGGTCAGCCTGTGCACTCCTGAACCCAACAAGGTAGCAGCCAGCAATGGAAGTGCCGCATTCTTGGCTCCGCTTATGCGTACTTCTCCCCTTAGCGCTATCCCACCCTTTATCAAGATCCGAGGCATGGCTCTTACACCTCTGCCGAAATAGCCCACAGGACCCGGGGTTTACCCGTCAGATCCTGGCGCCATCCCCACTTCTTCCATCTCTTATCTTGGCACAAGATCTCATCCAAACAGTGGGATTGTCCATCACCCACTTCCACGACCAGCATTCCTCCAGGCACCAACTTCTCAGGGGCCCGCTGGAGGATCCTGCGAATCACTGCCATGCCGTCATTGCCCCCATCCAGGGCAACGTGAGGCTCATAGCATCTTATCTCCGGCTCCAGCTGCTGAATCATGGCAGTGGGGATGTAAGGTGGATTGGCAACAACCAGCCTGAAGCTGTGCTGCTCAGATTCCACAGGCTCCCACAAATCGCCCTTCAAGAACCTGATGCATCCCTGTATTCCCAGTTCACGGGCATTGAATCTTGCCAGATCGAGGGCCTCTTGCGAGATGTCGGTGGCCACCAAGGAAATGGATCGCCCCATTTCACTAGCCAAGGCTATGGAAATGGCTCCGCATCCGGTCCCAAGCTCCAGTGCGTGGATGGGCAAGGGCTCATTTTCCGCTGCATCCTTGAGCACCTCCAGGGCCACCTCCACCAGCGTCTCGGTCTCCGGCCTGGGGATCAAAACGCTAGGGTTCACCTTGAGTCTCAAGGACCAGAATTCCTTGGTTTCCAGAATGTAGGCTACAGGTTCCCTGCGCGCCCTGCGCCGAAGCAATTCCCTGAAGAAGCCCAATTCCTTCTCTGTCACTGGTTGATCGTGGCGAAGGTAAAGCTCCACTCTGCTGCAACCCAGCACGTGACCCATGAGGAGTTCAGCATCCAGCCTGGAGCTAGAAACTCCTTTCTTGGCCAGGTACGCAGAGGCCTCCTTCACCAGCTCCAGGAGGGTCCAGGAAGGCCTCATCCCTCACCAGCTCCCTCCCTTAAAGCTTCTGCCCTTTGGTGGGTCTGAAGAGCCTCTATGAGCTCATCCAGTGCACCGTCTAATATCTCGGTGAGTCGATAAAGGGTAAGACCTATCCGGTGGTCTGTGACACGACCTTGAGGGAAATTGTAAGTACGAATCCGCTCACTTCTATCTCCTGAGCCCACCTGAGTCCGCCTTTGCTCGGAGATCTCTCTGCGCTGTTGCTCCAAAATACGGTCCAGCAGACGAGCCTTGAGTACCCTGAGGGCCTTGGCTCTGTTTTTGTGCTGGGATTTCTCGTCCTGACATGTCACCACGAGGCCTGTGGGTATGTGGGTAACCCTTACGGCAGAGTCCGTGGTGTTGACACTTTGGCCTCCTGGTCCTGAGGAACGAAAAACATCCACCCGCAGCTCAGCCGGATCCAAGTGGACTTCCACATCTTCTGCCTCGGGCAAGATGGCCACCGTGACGGCCGAGGTGTGAATGCGCCCCTGAGACTCGGTAATGGGTACTCTCTGAACCCGATGGACACCGCTTTCGTATTTGAGTTTGCTGTATACCCCCCTGCCTTCCACCAGGGCTATGATCTCTTTGAAACCTCCCACTCCAGTGGGATGGCTGTCCACCACGTCCACTTTCCAGCCCTGACGCTCTGCGTATCGACAGTACATCCGGAATAGGTCAGCGGCAAACAAGGCAGCCTCTTCACCTCCGGTGCCAGCCCGTATTTCCAGGGACACGTTCTTCTCATCGTGTGGATCTTTGGGCAGGAGCAATCCCTTGAGTCTGGCCTCCAGCTCCTGCTGTTTGAGCGCCAGTTGCTCCACTTCATCCTCTGCCAAGGCTCTCATCTCAGGGTCTTTCTCGGTGCGAAGAAGTCCCCTGGCAGCCTTGAGCTGTTCCACTACCTTTTGGTGCGCTCTGTAAGCCTCTACCAAAGGAAGCAGCTCAGCAAGCTCCTTGGCCAGCTTCTGGAACCTGGAGGGATCCCTGGGCACTTCAGGATCTCCTAGCTGCTGTTCTATGGCC
This portion of the bacterium genome encodes:
- the hisD gene encoding histidinol dehydrogenase produces the protein MRRIASKDVSWDKFLKSLRERGGFRNKQVRERVQEILESVRLGGEERLRSWARLLDGMPQGTESLEVGAEEWERAQELLSQEHRRALEIAAERIREFHARCLLRSWLTVDPQGCLLGQLIQPLETVGIYVPGGKAQYPSSVLMTAIPARVAGVKEVIMCSPLPWSNPAPGVLAAARIAGVDRVFRLGGAQAIAAMAYGAGEIPRVQKIVGPGNVYVTEAKRMVFGDVDIDMLAGPSEILILADGTVRADLAAADMLSQAEHDQFASALLVTPSRSYADEVETRLEVQLTQSPREEIARSSLENFGAIIICQDMEEAFTVAAEIAPEHLELLMERPLDWLPMVRNAGAVFLGDGSPEAMGDYLAGPSHVLPTGGTARFSSPLGVEDFLKRTSVIGVSRAAMKHFGPQVIRMAEMEGLAAHARSVDLRLSPGNPD
- a CDS encoding sigma-54 dependent transcriptional regulator gives rise to the protein MGSLILLVDDDPHILEVLEARLGAAGYETLQASSASSALELLKRRRVDLVITDVRMPGMGGMELLEAIRKVRPELPVILLTAYGTIPDAVRAIKTGAVEYLTKPFDGRDLLRTIHSVLDGHSKTQSSVEGTQEFWIGSSPAMRELWSLMEKVSRTDVSVLILGESGVGKELVARFIHKQSLRSNGPFVVVDCGSTPASLLESELFGHVRGSFTHAIRDKKGLIEAANGGTLFLDEIGNISQEMQVRLLRFLEEKKIRRIGDIKEIPVDCRVIAATNVDLAKEVAEGHFREDLYYRLRVVILRVPALRDRPEDIPELAERFVERFCQKHGKPRVSIPRETMEWLCAYPWPGNVRELRNSLEAAVVVCRQTHLSVKDLSVAGVTQSWAELPEVRRTPSLSLEGGEKKLILEALERSNWVQKEAAKLLGVSRRVLHYKIRKYGIQIPGRRSGVDSEPSGEEIP
- a CDS encoding ATP-binding protein; this encodes MSIRGRFLLWYLVLLGVFYISVGILFFQLHWAGRATDRIVNARYRFHSLCGKLLEDLLSMEENEKKYRVLKKQEYVELFSSAKESFLKNLGELESIGEQLGEKGDWALMRGELLKVLQAGSSSQLVAQDVMIWLPEETAGALMSRITEARAENQRKVEQELRQLHASNRAAQRWGLVGLAGSAIAGLIGLVLLTYSVSRPLRALKRGIRSVLQTGPIESIAVSSRDELGEVARAFNEMAERIRKEERMRSDFIAMLSHEIRTPLTSIAESVNLVEEEVAGSINERQKRLLRIAREEMARVTELLTQLMRVSRMEAGKVELKPKSVDVNRLIKICIRKAQPLAETAGIKIKALVSPGLPPIKADEAQLQQVVLNLLANAIKFSPLGGEVLMKAQIEGNGEGVRFSVEDKGPGIPEEEQSLVFQKYYRVGGGPGAQESMGLGLSISKHIVEAHGGKMGLESRPGEGSCFYFTVPHAR
- the murA gene encoding UDP-N-acetylglucosamine 1-carboxyvinyltransferase, whose product is MPRILIKGGIALRGEVRISGAKNAALPLLAATLLGSGVHRLTNVPRLRDIDTFKSLIEQLGPEVEIRGEEVLVNVERIRSCKAPYELVKTMRASVLVLGPLLARTGRAMVSLPGGCAIGTRPIDQHLKGLEALGARIALRHGYVHAKTKGLQGTSFCFDLPTVTGTENLMMAATLARGKTVLRNAACEPEVVELAQALNNMGARIQGAGTDQIQIEGVEELGPMDHRVGPDRIEAGTFMVAAAITRGEVFLRECPLNYMEAVVGKLKESGVEVSLVGDLVRVSARGRPEPVDVKTRPYPGFPTDMQAQMMALLCLARGSSVITETVFEDRFMHVAELRRMGAQIQLQGANAVVKGVAHLKGAPVMATDLRASASLILAGLAAEGVTEISRVYHLDRGYERLEEKLSHLGADICRLPG
- the prmC gene encoding peptide chain release factor N(5)-glutamine methyltransferase; this translates as MRPSWTLLELVKEASAYLAKKGVSSSRLDAELLMGHVLGCSRVELYLRHDQPVTEKELGFFRELLRRRARREPVAYILETKEFWSLRLKVNPSVLIPRPETETLVEVALEVLKDAAENEPLPIHALELGTGCGAISIALASEMGRSISLVATDISQEALDLARFNARELGIQGCIRFLKGDLWEPVESEQHSFRLVVANPPYIPTAMIQQLEPEIRCYEPHVALDGGNDGMAVIRRILQRAPEKLVPGGMLVVEVGDGQSHCLDEILCQDKRWKKWGWRQDLTGKPRVLWAISAEV
- the prfA gene encoding peptide chain release factor 1, giving the protein MWEKLDAIEQRYLAIEQQLGDPEVPRDPSRFQKLAKELAELLPLVEAYRAHQKVVEQLKAARGLLRTEKDPEMRALAEDEVEQLALKQQELEARLKGLLLPKDPHDEKNVSLEIRAGTGGEEAALFAADLFRMYCRYAERQGWKVDVVDSHPTGVGGFKEIIALVEGRGVYSKLKYESGVHRVQRVPITESQGRIHTSAVTVAILPEAEDVEVHLDPAELRVDVFRSSGPGGQSVNTTDSAVRVTHIPTGLVVTCQDEKSQHKNRAKALRVLKARLLDRILEQQRREISEQRRTQVGSGDRSERIRTYNFPQGRVTDHRIGLTLYRLTEILDGALDELIEALQTHQRAEALREGAGEG